A region of Nostoc sp. 'Peltigera membranacea cyanobiont' N6 DNA encodes the following proteins:
- a CDS encoding thioredoxin family protein, whose product MSLAVIKFSSEECGICHKMSFYDKKVAEELGLEFIDVKMQDTTAYRKYRKILLTQYPDKSEMGWPTYIICNSPEGEFQIVGEVKGGHPKGEFRSRLQEVLNSTANQN is encoded by the coding sequence ATGAGTTTAGCTGTAATTAAGTTCTCTTCAGAAGAGTGCGGCATTTGCCACAAAATGTCTTTTTATGACAAAAAAGTGGCTGAAGAACTGGGTTTAGAATTTATTGATGTGAAAATGCAGGATACGACTGCTTACCGCAAGTATCGCAAGATTTTATTGACTCAGTATCCCGACAAATCAGAAATGGGATGGCCTACTTACATCATCTGCAATTCTCCAGAAGGGGAATTTCAGATTGTCGGTGAAGTAAAAGGAGGTCATCCCAAAGGTGAATTTAGAAGCCGTCTTCAAGAGGTTCTGAATTCCACAGCTAATCAGAACTAA
- a CDS encoding DUF427 domain-containing protein: protein MPKAIWNGAVLAESDRTVVVENNHYFPADTINKEYFTDSNTHSTCPWKGVASYYSIEVDGQINKDAAWYYPSTKEKAKNIEGYVAFWKGVKVEA from the coding sequence ATGCCGAAAGCAATTTGGAATGGCGCAGTTTTAGCCGAAAGCGATCGCACCGTAGTTGTGGAAAACAACCATTATTTCCCTGCTGACACCATTAACAAGGAGTATTTCACAGACAGCAACACTCACAGTACTTGTCCTTGGAAAGGTGTCGCTAGCTACTACAGTATTGAAGTTGATGGACAAATCAACAAAGATGCTGCTTGGTACTATCCCAGCACTAAAGAGAAGGCTAAGAATATTGAGGGTTATGTGGCCTTCTGGAAGGGTGTAAAAGTTGAGGCTTAA
- a CDS encoding PEP-CTERM sorting domain-containing protein (PEP-CTERM proteins occur, often in large numbers, in the proteomes of bacteria that also encode an exosortase, a predicted intramembrane cysteine proteinase. The presence of a PEP-CTERM domain at a protein's C-terminus predicts cleavage within the sorting domain, followed by covalent anchoring to some some component of the (usually Gram-negative) cell surface. Many PEP-CTERM proteins exhibit an unusual sequence composition that includes large numbers of potential glycosylation sites. Expression of one such protein has been shown restore the ability of a bacterium to form floc, a type of biofilm.), whose protein sequence is MIKNNRKKAVAQAISTAVALSWVIMQVESAQAATLTVNNLNDTGIGSLRDTINIANSNDVVEFILGSNPSTITLTSGAVAIAKNLTINGPAANLLTISANNQFPVFDITAADVTLSGLAIAGNINGYNSSNLTFINSTVNSDDVKIDNSTGNVTFINSTINGNSVQINANTLTLINDSNVTVPSNPTSGGNFGQSSSGGNISIGAGTISITNPNVTVRQVPEPSAIAGVILAGGLAWLVKRKQLLIN, encoded by the coding sequence GTGATAAAAAACAATAGAAAAAAGGCTGTCGCTCAAGCTATTTCCACAGCCGTTGCTTTGTCCTGGGTAATAATGCAAGTGGAATCAGCCCAAGCTGCTACCTTGACGGTTAACAATCTCAATGACACTGGCATTGGCTCGTTGCGAGACACTATCAACATTGCAAATAGCAATGACGTGGTAGAGTTCATATTGGGTAGTAATCCCAGTACAATTACCCTGACGAGTGGGGCAGTTGCGATCGCTAAAAACCTAACTATCAATGGCCCAGCTGCTAATTTACTTACCATTAGTGCCAACAATCAATTCCCCGTCTTTGACATTACCGCCGCCGATGTTACACTTTCTGGGCTAGCGATCGCTGGTAATATCAATGGTTACAATTCTAGTAACCTAACGTTTATCAATAGTACTGTTAACAGCGACGATGTGAAAATAGATAACAGTACTGGTAACGTAACGTTTATCAATAGCACTATCAACGGCAATAGTGTGCAGATTAATGCTAATACACTGACACTGATTAATGATAGTAATGTAACAGTTCCAAGTAACCCAACCAGCGGCGGCAATTTTGGGCAAAGCAGCAGTGGTGGCAATATTTCAATCGGAGCAGGCACCATCAGTATTACAAACCCTAACGTTACTGTGAGACAAGTACCCGAACCAAGTGCGATCGCTGGTGTTATACTTGCTGGTGGTCTGGCTTGGTTAGTGAAGAGAAAGCAACTACTGATTAACTAA
- a CDS encoding HEAT repeat domain-containing protein, translated as MILGQIGTGNPQAIAALEKMLQSTDIDGNIHIEIAESLGKIDTGNDIAIAALVQLLQSTTVNDSTRWQAAESLEKILQDNKHRFEVVKALSGYWQLDNDCYDLTWNCAQNMPYPDFYQACHQRNLATRVMQSLKKILFTRII; from the coding sequence ATTATCTTAGGACAAATCGGTACTGGCAATCCACAAGCGATCGCTGCCTTGGAGAAAATGTTGCAATCAACGGATATAGATGGCAATATCCATATAGAGATAGCAGAAAGCTTAGGGAAAATTGACACTGGCAATGATATTGCGATCGCAGCCTTAGTGCAACTGCTGCAATCAACTACTGTGAATGACTCCACCCGTTGGCAGGCAGCAGAAAGCTTAGAGAAAATTCTACAGGATAATAAACATCGCTTTGAGGTAGTTAAAGCTTTAAGTGGTTATTGGCAATTGGATAATGACTGCTACGATTTAACCTGGAATTGCGCCCAGAATATGCCTTACCCCGATTTCTATCAAGCTTGTCATCAGCGTAATCTTGCTACTCGTGTAATGCAAAGCTTAAAGAAAATCCTCTTCACAAGAATAATTTAA